In the Drosophila teissieri strain GT53w chromosome 3R, Prin_Dtei_1.1, whole genome shotgun sequence genome, gatcaatagccgagtcgaactggccctccgtctgtccgtataaacgcctcgatctcaggatattatatacaaaatattattatatttttaaaacttaaacttaaacgTACttaaaatactaaaaaatataCTACTATTCATTGTGGTGACACACATTATGGTCACACGCATTTTTGGTCCCACCATATAGTAAAAAAGCGTTGAACATGATTTCCATTAAACCAGACTGTTATCACTCGGAACCAGACAATAATAAGATAAGGCGGAACTCCTAGTGATTCAACAGACTCAGATTAGCAAAGTGTTTGGCGCGATAAGTGACCACTATCGGTACGCGCACATTTTAAGCTTTGAGAAATAGCTGATATGATTGTGAAATGTTTTATTCGACAACCTATCACAACAATGCAGAAAACACGACCCACTTATCAGTGGTAAACTAGATGGTCATCCGAAGTCAGCGGGAATCCAAGTACATATATAAGGTACTGCCAGATGGCTTACTCTATCAGTAAACGGCTAGAATTCCGACGAAATGGTGCACAAGCCAGGTATATTTCTGCTCATAGCGACCGCCATCTGTGCTCTAGGTGGTTGCCATGGCGCCAATATTTTGGGTATCTTTCCCAGCCTAAGTCCCTCGCATTTGATCATCCAAATGAGCACGGCTAAAGTTCTGGCCGAGAAGGGACACAATGTGACGGTGGTCACGGTGCTGAAGCCAGTGGTCAACCACAAGAACATAAAAGTGATCATGGTGCCACTGAGCAAAGAGGACGCCCAGCAAATGAGTGACACCATTGCAGCGATGTCGAAAAATGACAATAGCAACATGGTGTTGTCCATGCTCCGCATGACGAATCAGATGAGCTTTATGTTCACTAAGATGGTAGATGCCCTTAAGGACGGCCGTGTTCGTGACCTGTACCTTAATAAGGACAACAAGTTCGACGTGGTTCTCTCTGGATACTTCATGAACGACTACCAGCTTGGATTCGCCAAGAAAGTAAACGCACCTGTCATCGTCGTGGCCACAATGCCTCCTAATCAACTGTTGAACCCATTGATCGGAAACCCCCTTGAGGTCGCCTATGTGCCCTCAATTGCCGATTCCGTCGAGAAAGGTAAAGGAATGTCCTTCCGGCAGCGCTTGGCTGGTTACGGTTCAAGCGTCTTCTTTGGACTTTTCAATCTATTTACCGAGAGGCAAAGCAAGAGATTTTACAAGTAAGTGCGAAGCTTGATAGGTTAGTATTCTTAGTTCGTATACTTACATCAATTTGGATTTATAGGGAATTATTTGGAGATGATCCCACGATGCCCGAGTACTCCGAACTGCTGAAGAACACCTCGTTGGCTTTCTTCGCCTCCCACGCACCCAGTGAGGGTCCAATCCGACCAAATGTTCCTGCTGCCATTGAGATCGGAGGCATCCAAGTAAAGGACACGCCGGATCCCCTGCCCCAAAATATGGCCGAGTTTCTGGGTAATGCCACGGATGGCGCTATTCTGTTGTCCTTGGGTTCCAACGTGAAAGGAAGCCACTTAAAACCAGATACGGTAGTGAAGATGTTCAACGTGCTGTCGAAGCTGAAGCAAAGGGTGATTTGGAAGTGGGAGGACCTGGAGAAGACTCCTGGAAAGTCTGATAACATTCTCTATTCGAAGTGGCTTCCACAGGACGACATCCTGGCACACCCGAACATAAAGCTTTTCATCAATCATGCCGGAAAGGGTGGCATAACCGAAGCTCAATATCACGGAAAACCTATGCTGTCTTTGCCAGTATTTGGAGATCAGCCAGGAAATGCTGACGCCATGGTCAAGCAAGGATTTGGCCTTACCCAGAGTCTTCTCTCCTTAGAGGAGCAGCCGTTCCAAGAGGCCATCCTAGAGATCTTAACGAATCCGCAGTATTTCAAGAAGGTGTCCTCGTTCTCCTCCCTGTACCGGGATCGCCCGATGACCGCCAGGGAATCAGTGGTCTACTGGACGGAGTACGTCATCCGGCACCATGGAGCTGCCCATCTTCAGAGTCCCGTGGTTCACATGAGCTTCATCGCCGCCaataatatagatatatatgttttaattgcagttgTCCTAGTAATTCTAGTGTTGCTGTTCAAATTGTTAGTGCAATTCATTTATAGAAAATTCGTATCGAAGACAAAGAAGGAGAAAAAGCAATAATAGTGCTTTTAGTGTTCtatttagtttaaaaaaattatctTCCAGTcgcttatattttttatgaaaataaagaaCGTTTTTTAGAAACCTCAAAGCTTTTTAATTTCGGAtgcatttgaaaatattaaaattttaaggATACAATTTAgatacaatttatttgcgtCGGATTTTTATCTGCGAtgttataatataaaaattaattaataaggTTTTAAACAGAAGCAAGTCTAATGCTATTGGTTTTGAACGAATTTCAAACCCATTTACAGGAGTACTGCAGTGCAATGCTTTGTGTTATCTTATCGCGGCACTTATTATAGACTTTGCATTGAAAACCCGGGTAAGCA is a window encoding:
- the LOC122620114 gene encoding UDP-glucosyltransferase 2-like; its protein translation is MVHKPGIFLLIATAICALGGCHGANILGIFPSLSPSHLIIQMSTAKVLAEKGHNVTVVTVLKPVVNHKNIKVIMVPLSKEDAQQMSDTIAAMSKNDNSNMVLSMLRMTNQMSFMFTKMVDALKDGRVRDLYLNKDNKFDVVLSGYFMNDYQLGFAKKVNAPVIVVATMPPNQLLNPLIGNPLEVAYVPSIADSVEKGKGMSFRQRLAGYGSSVFFGLFNLFTERQSKRFYKELFGDDPTMPEYSELLKNTSLAFFASHAPSEGPIRPNVPAAIEIGGIQVKDTPDPLPQNMAEFLGNATDGAILLSLGSNVKGSHLKPDTVVKMFNVLSKLKQRVIWKWEDLEKTPGKSDNILYSKWLPQDDILAHPNIKLFINHAGKGGITEAQYHGKPMLSLPVFGDQPGNADAMVKQGFGLTQSLLSLEEQPFQEAILEILTNPQYFKKVSSFSSLYRDRPMTARESVVYWTEYVIRHHGAAHLQSPVVHMSFIAANNIDIYVLIAVVLVILVLLFKLLVQFIYRKFVSKTKKEKKQ